One window of the Kallotenue papyrolyticum genome contains the following:
- a CDS encoding tetratricopeptide repeat protein, with amino-acid sequence MTKQDERMRQQKRLVERAIEQAAANQWQAAVETNLRLIEFGADAEAYNRLGKAYLELGQYDQALEAYNNALQLSPANVIARRNIARIEQLRGLDYSGARERRYADPQVFIVDSGKTALTTLTHLAPAGVVLALEIGEELEIDIEEQEVFLRDSTGARVGQLEPLLARRLIELIERGNRYAAVVASVEPGTVKVLIREVYQDPEQRHLVSFPGRLGGDIAHFRTYRGEGAARFDLEVDELQEEEEEELLEEELVEEGEDDFFRGGSEEEEVGLEALESEISTDEEEEEV; translated from the coding sequence TTGACCAAGCAAGACGAACGGATGCGTCAGCAGAAGCGGCTCGTGGAACGGGCCATTGAACAGGCGGCGGCCAACCAGTGGCAGGCCGCCGTTGAAACCAACCTGCGGCTGATCGAGTTCGGCGCCGACGCCGAAGCCTACAATCGCCTGGGCAAGGCCTATCTCGAACTCGGCCAGTACGACCAGGCGTTGGAAGCCTACAACAACGCGTTGCAGCTCAGCCCCGCCAACGTGATCGCCCGGCGCAACATCGCGCGTATCGAACAGCTGCGCGGGCTGGACTACAGCGGAGCCAGAGAGCGGCGCTATGCCGATCCCCAGGTGTTCATCGTTGACAGCGGCAAAACCGCGCTGACAACGCTCACGCATCTGGCGCCTGCAGGAGTGGTGCTGGCGCTGGAGATTGGCGAGGAGCTGGAGATCGATATCGAGGAGCAGGAGGTCTTTCTGCGCGACAGCACCGGCGCGCGCGTCGGGCAGCTCGAACCGCTGCTGGCGCGCCGGCTGATCGAGCTGATCGAGCGCGGCAACCGCTACGCCGCAGTCGTCGCCAGCGTCGAGCCCGGCACCGTCAAAGTGCTGATCCGCGAGGTCTATCAAGATCCCGAACAGCGCCACCTGGTCTCCTTCCCGGGGCGGCTCGGCGGCGATATCGCCCACTTCCGCACCTACCGTGGCGAGGGCGCAGCCCGTTTCGACCTGGAGGTGGATGAGCTGCAGGAAGAGGAGGAGGAAGAGCTGCTCGAGGAAGAGCTGGTCGAGGAAGGCGAGGACGACTTCTTCCGCGGCGGCAGCGAGGAAGAGGAAGTCGGCCTAGAAGCGCTCGAATCCGAGATTTCCACCGACGAGGAAGAAGAGGAAGTCTAG
- the miaB gene encoding tRNA (N6-isopentenyl adenosine(37)-C2)-methylthiotransferase MiaB, which yields MRTYHIWTVGCQMNMADSERLEAALQRVGYSPVERAEDADFIVLNSCSVRASAEERVLGKLGSLARLKKEKPGTTIVLWGCMVGPNNESIFKDKLPMVDHFVSPSAVDEVVARVPNPIYTFDEPVLPIADPAHPPVSVHVPIIYGCNMSCSYCVIPLRRGKERSRPLAEIVEECRRVVARGAKEITLLGQIVDSYGHDLPDRPDLADLLAAVHEIPGLLRLRFLTSHPAWMTQKLIETVARLPKCMPEINLPVQAGHNAILKLMKRGYTVERYKDLIARIRATIPDVSITTDIIVGHPGETDEHFQGTLDLVRELRFGKVHIAAFSPRPGTKAAAMEQDETLAVPYWKKQQRRIELERLQQSIATEENAKYLGRTVEVLVEERVKGMWRGRDPRNRLVFFPDDADWTGKLARVRITRTSPWSLSGELEGKPVTTQPRAHTPEIIPLQTGYAH from the coding sequence ATGCGCACATACCATATCTGGACGGTCGGCTGCCAGATGAATATGGCCGACTCGGAGCGCCTCGAAGCGGCGCTGCAACGCGTCGGCTACTCACCGGTGGAGCGCGCCGAGGATGCCGATTTCATCGTGCTCAACTCGTGCAGCGTGCGCGCCAGCGCCGAAGAGCGCGTGCTGGGCAAGCTCGGCTCGCTGGCGCGGCTCAAAAAGGAGAAACCCGGCACGACGATCGTCTTGTGGGGCTGCATGGTCGGGCCCAACAACGAGTCGATCTTCAAAGATAAGCTGCCGATGGTTGATCACTTCGTCTCGCCCAGCGCGGTGGATGAAGTCGTGGCGCGCGTGCCCAACCCGATCTACACCTTTGACGAGCCGGTGCTGCCGATCGCCGATCCTGCGCATCCGCCAGTTTCGGTGCATGTGCCGATCATCTATGGCTGCAACATGAGCTGCTCCTACTGCGTGATCCCGCTGCGCCGCGGCAAAGAGCGCTCGCGTCCACTGGCCGAGATCGTCGAAGAGTGCCGGCGCGTTGTGGCACGCGGCGCCAAGGAGATCACGCTGCTGGGCCAGATCGTCGACTCCTACGGCCACGACCTGCCCGATCGGCCCGATCTGGCCGATCTGCTCGCAGCAGTGCACGAGATTCCCGGCCTGCTGCGGCTGCGCTTCCTGACCTCGCACCCGGCCTGGATGACCCAGAAGCTGATCGAGACCGTGGCGCGGCTACCCAAGTGCATGCCCGAGATCAACCTGCCGGTGCAGGCCGGCCACAACGCGATCCTGAAGCTGATGAAGCGCGGCTATACCGTCGAGCGCTATAAAGATCTTATCGCGCGCATCCGCGCGACCATCCCGGATGTGTCGATCACCACCGACATCATCGTCGGGCATCCGGGCGAAACCGACGAACACTTCCAAGGCACGCTCGATCTGGTGCGTGAGCTGCGCTTCGGCAAGGTGCATATCGCCGCCTTCTCGCCCCGCCCGGGCACCAAGGCCGCGGCCATGGAGCAGGATGAGACGCTCGCCGTGCCCTACTGGAAGAAGCAGCAGCGGCGCATCGAGCTGGAGCGCCTCCAGCAGAGCATCGCTACCGAAGAAAACGCCAAATATCTCGGTCGGACGGTCGAAGTGCTGGTGGAGGAGCGGGTCAAGGGCATGTGGCGCGGTCGCGATCCGCGCAACCGGCTGGTCTTCTTCCCGGATGATGCCGACTGGACCGGCAAGCTGGCACGCGTGCGCATCACCCGCACCAGCCCCTGGTCGCTCAGCGGCGAGCTGGAGGGCAAGCCCGTCACCACCCAGCCGCGCGCCCACACGCCCGAGATCATTCCCCTGCAGACAGGCTACGCACACTAA
- a CDS encoding DUF2231 domain-containing protein: MASLPAPLETLKKVLQGRGLVGHPLHVALNHVPLGLWEGAVVFDLLAQRRRSTAFSQAGYYLNLWAVAMALPTALTGLAEWLDLPRDHPAWKTATAHGVLNDLALNIGLYNWLSRRSRHGFMPDRTNLWLDGALLAILGLSGYLGGVVAHEYGYGTHRQGAAVAMQAHSLVGLPPEGRTPAEQAAAAIEAASGTAQERSGSGI; encoded by the coding sequence ATGGCATCGCTTCCCGCGCCGCTGGAGACGCTGAAGAAGGTGTTGCAGGGCCGTGGGCTGGTCGGGCATCCGCTGCATGTCGCGCTCAACCATGTGCCGCTGGGTCTGTGGGAGGGCGCGGTGGTCTTCGACCTGCTGGCGCAGCGTCGGCGCTCTACGGCTTTCAGCCAGGCCGGCTACTACCTCAACCTGTGGGCCGTGGCCATGGCGCTGCCGACCGCGCTGACAGGGCTGGCCGAGTGGCTGGATCTTCCCCGCGATCATCCGGCCTGGAAGACGGCCACGGCGCACGGTGTGCTCAACGATCTGGCGCTGAACATCGGCCTCTACAACTGGCTGTCGCGGCGCTCGCGGCACGGCTTCATGCCCGATCGGACGAATCTGTGGCTCGATGGCGCGCTGCTAGCGATCCTGGGGTTGTCGGGCTACCTGGGCGGCGTGGTGGCGCACGAGTACGGCTATGGGACGCACCGCCAGGGTGCGGCCGTCGCGATGCAAGCGCACTCGCTGGTCGGTCTGCCGCCGGAGGGGCGCACCCCTGCCGAGCAGGCCGCTGCAGCGATCGAAGCAGCGTCGGGCACAGCTCAGGAGCGCAGCGGCAGCGGCATCTGA